From Lolium perenne isolate Kyuss_39 chromosome 5, Kyuss_2.0, whole genome shotgun sequence, a single genomic window includes:
- the LOC127304341 gene encoding uncharacterized protein, with translation MAPQTSDTVYSFEHLSMEFKVTVTTRAATMEKWIYRVSEDFLCDASAKIVGLDCEFTDKVKVIKQKLLPEDKRQRAAVLQLCVANDIILFQIFQATKVPCLLKKFLSSEKIWFFGAAIDMDRRMLMPYGLNIKCAFDLQKMINIHKLDPGVKNKRIPSLYDLSNAVLGTNLEKKVLVL, from the exons atggcgccccaaacaagtgACACCGTATATTCGTTCGAGCATCTCTCAATGGAATTCAAGGTCACCGTAACTACAAGGGCTGCAACAATGGAGAAGTGGATCTACCGTGTATCCGAAGATTTCCTTTGCGACGCCAGCGCAAAGATCGTTGGTCTTGATTGCGAGTTCACTGACAAAGTGAAAGTAATCAAGCAGAAACTTCTTCCAGAGGATAAACGGCAACGTGCAGCAGTTTTGCAGCTATGTGTTGCCAATGACATCATCCTTTTTCAG ATATTTCAGGCAACAAAGGTTCCATGTTTGTTAAAGAAATTCTTGAGCTCGGAGAAGATCTGGTTCTTTGGTGCAGCAATTGATATGGATCGCAGGATGCTGATGCCTTACGGATTAAACATCAAGTGTGCATTCgacttgcagaagatgatcaataTTCATAAATTAGATCCTGGTGTTAAGAATAAAAGAATACCATCACTCTATGACCTGTCAAATGCTGTGTTGGGGACAAATTTGGAAAAGAAAG TGCTCGTGCTGTGA